A section of the Choristoneura fumiferana chromosome 5, NRCan_CFum_1, whole genome shotgun sequence genome encodes:
- the LOC141427712 gene encoding uncharacterized protein, with protein sequence MNVKKTKVMVFERDETVTDCNIVIGDEQIEQVNEFVYLGSKFTRDGKYESDIERRVNAGNMVNGALHSFMNSRKVSNKACLAVHGGVLVPTLMYGSESWVWQKKHESRINVVVMRAEEV encoded by the coding sequence ATGAATGTAAAGAAGACGAAAGTGATGGTGTTTGAAAGAGATGAGACAGTGACAGACTGCAATATCGTGATTGGAGATGAACAAATTGAACAGGTGAATGAGTTTGTGTATCTGGGTTCAAAGTTTACAAGAGATGGAAAGTATGAGAGTGATATTGAAAGAAGAGTGAATGCAGGAAACATGGTGAATGGAGCTTTGCACTCCTTTATGAACAGTCGGAAGGTGTCTAACAAGGCTTGTTTGGCTGTGCATGGGGGGGTGTTGGTTCCGACACTCATGTACGGAAGTGAAAGTTGGGTATGGCAGAAGAAACATGAAAGCAGAATAAATGTAGTTGTGATGAGAGCGGAAGAAGTATGA